One segment of Yersinia kristensenii DNA contains the following:
- a CDS encoding entericidin A/B family lipoprotein has translation MLKKSIAIIFSLLVISSLSACNTTKGVGKDVQSAGSAIERSAE, from the coding sequence ATGTTAAAGAAAAGCATCGCTATTATTTTCTCATTATTAGTTATCTCTTCATTGAGCGCCTGTAATACCACCAAAGGTGTCGGTAAAGATGTTCAAAGCGCAGGTAGTGCTATTGAGCGCAGTGCTGAATAA
- the cutA gene encoding divalent cation tolerance protein CutA yields MSDCDAIVVLCTAPDEASAQDLAAQVLGEKLAACATLLPGATSIYYWEGKLQQEYEVQLLFKSNTGHQQALLSYIKQHHPYQTPELLVLPVRDGDKDYLSWLNASLL; encoded by the coding sequence ATGTCTGATTGTGATGCAATTGTGGTATTGTGCACCGCACCTGATGAGGCCAGCGCACAGGATTTAGCCGCGCAGGTTCTGGGGGAAAAACTGGCCGCCTGCGCTACGTTGTTACCGGGTGCGACCTCGATTTACTACTGGGAAGGTAAACTTCAGCAAGAGTATGAAGTCCAGCTTCTGTTCAAGAGCAATACCGGCCATCAGCAAGCGCTTCTCAGCTATATCAAACAACATCACCCCTACCAGACACCGGAATTGCTGGTGCTGCCGGTACGGGACGGAGATAAAGATTACCTGTCATGGCTCAACGCTTCATTACTCTGA
- a CDS encoding DUF4156 domain-containing protein encodes MRIKVLLGLSAALLLAGCSSTNQLSSAGEQVKFSDTKPGSECQLVGQVTGTQSNWISSGESSSMRGAANDLRNKAAAMGGNVIYGATSPSETFLSSFAPLDSKMVGEVYKCP; translated from the coding sequence ATGCGGATTAAAGTGTTACTTGGTCTTTCAGCGGCATTGTTGCTGGCAGGCTGTAGCTCCACTAATCAATTGAGTTCAGCGGGCGAGCAAGTGAAGTTCTCCGATACCAAACCGGGTAGTGAATGCCAGTTGGTTGGGCAGGTGACGGGGACTCAGAGCAATTGGATCTCAAGCGGTGAAAGTAGCTCGATGCGCGGTGCGGCAAATGATCTGCGCAATAAAGCAGCGGCAATGGGCGGCAATGTTATCTATGGCGCAACCAGCCCGAGTGAAACCTTCTTATCAAGCTTTGCACCGCTAGACAGCAAAATGGTCGGCGAAGTCTATAAGTGTCCTTGA
- the aspA gene encoding aspartate ammonia-lyase produces MSNNIRIEEDLLGTREVPAEAYYGVHTLRAIENFYISNSKISDVPEFVRGMVMVKKAAAMANKELHTIPRKIADVIIQACDEVLDKGKCMDQFPVDVFQGGAGTSLNMNTNEVLANIGLELMGHQKGEYQYLNPNDHLNKCQSTNDAYPTGFRIAVYASIMKLIDAINQLKEGFERKSKEFEKILKMGRTQLQDAVPMTLGQEFKAFAVLLKEETKNLQRTAELLLEVNLGATAIGTALNTPEGYSQLAIQKLSEISGLACVPAEDLIEATSDCGAYVMVHSALKRLAVKMSKICNDLRLLSSGPRTGLNEINLPELQAGSSIMPAKVNPVIPEVVNQVCFKVIGNDTCITMAAEAGQLQLNVMEPVIGQAMFESIHILTNACYNLLEKCINGITANKEVCERYVFNSIGIVTYLNPFIGHHNGDIVGKICAETGKNVREVVLERGLLTEAELDDIFSVENLMHPAYKAKRYTDENEQ; encoded by the coding sequence ATGTCAAATAACATTCGTATTGAAGAAGACCTGTTAGGTACACGAGAAGTCCCCGCAGAGGCTTACTACGGTGTTCATACCCTGCGTGCGATTGAAAACTTCTATATCAGTAACAGCAAGATCAGTGATGTGCCAGAATTTGTACGCGGCATGGTCATGGTAAAAAAAGCAGCGGCGATGGCGAACAAAGAGTTGCATACCATCCCACGCAAAATTGCTGATGTCATTATTCAGGCATGTGACGAAGTTCTGGATAAAGGGAAATGTATGGATCAGTTCCCGGTTGACGTGTTCCAAGGCGGCGCCGGTACTTCTTTAAACATGAATACCAATGAAGTTCTGGCCAATATCGGCCTGGAACTGATGGGGCACCAGAAGGGGGAATATCAATACCTTAACCCTAACGACCATCTGAATAAATGTCAGTCCACTAACGATGCCTATCCAACCGGCTTCCGCATTGCGGTTTATGCTTCCATCATGAAGCTCATTGATGCTATCAATCAGTTAAAAGAAGGCTTCGAAAGAAAATCCAAAGAATTCGAAAAAATCTTGAAAATGGGCCGTACCCAATTGCAGGATGCAGTACCAATGACACTGGGGCAGGAATTCAAAGCCTTCGCGGTGTTATTAAAAGAAGAAACCAAAAATCTGCAACGTACCGCAGAGTTGCTGTTAGAAGTTAACCTAGGTGCCACAGCCATCGGTACTGCTCTGAATACACCAGAAGGTTACTCACAGCTGGCGATACAAAAACTATCTGAAATCAGTGGGTTGGCTTGTGTTCCGGCCGAAGATTTGATTGAAGCGACCTCTGACTGTGGTGCTTACGTGATGGTGCACAGCGCACTGAAACGTCTGGCTGTTAAGATGTCAAAAATCTGCAACGACTTACGTTTGCTCTCTTCTGGCCCACGCACAGGTCTGAATGAAATCAATCTACCAGAATTGCAGGCCGGTTCTTCCATCATGCCGGCAAAAGTAAACCCGGTGATCCCTGAAGTTGTTAACCAGGTTTGTTTTAAGGTGATCGGTAACGACACTTGCATTACTATGGCGGCCGAAGCAGGTCAGCTCCAATTGAACGTCATGGAGCCGGTGATTGGCCAGGCTATGTTTGAGTCCATCCACATCCTGACAAATGCTTGTTACAACCTGTTGGAAAAATGCATCAATGGCATTACGGCCAACAAAGAAGTCTGCGAGCGTTATGTCTTTAACTCTATCGGTATCGTTACTTATCTGAACCCATTCATTGGTCACCATAATGGCGACATCGTGGGCAAGATTTGTGCGGAAACCGGCAAAAATGTGCGGGAAGTGGTTCTGGAACGCGGCTTATTAACTGAAGCCGAGTTGGACGATATTTTCTCTGTCGAGAACCTGATGCATCCTGCCTATAAGGCAAAACGTTATACCGATGAAAATGAACAATAA
- the groL gene encoding chaperonin GroEL (60 kDa chaperone family; promotes refolding of misfolded polypeptides especially under stressful conditions; forms two stacked rings of heptamers to form a barrel-shaped 14mer; ends can be capped by GroES; misfolded proteins enter the barrel where they are refolded when GroES binds) codes for MAAKDVKFGNDARIKMLRGVNILADAVKVTLGPKGRNVVLDKSFGSPTITKDGVSVAREIELEDKFENMGAQMVKEVASKANDAAGDGTTTATVLAQSIITEGLKAVAAGMNPMDLKRGIDKAVIAAVEELKKLSVPCSDSKAIAQVGTISANSDSTVGELIAQAMEKVGKEGVITVEEGSGLQDELDVVEGMQFDRGYLSPYFINKPETGSIELESPFILLADKKISNIREMLPVLEAVAKAGKPLLIIAEDVEGEALATLVVNTMRGIVKVAAVKAPGFGDRRKAMLQDIATLTSGTVISEEIGLELEKTTLEDLGQAKRVVINKDTTIIIDGVGDEAAIQGRVAQIRQQIEDATSDYDKEKLQERVAKLAGGVAVIKVGAATEVEMKEKKARVEDALHATRAAVEEGVVAGGGVALIRAASAITAAGLKGDNEDQNVGIKVALRAMESPLRQIVVNAGEEASVIANNVKAGSGSYGYNAYSEEYGDMIAMGILDPTKVTRSALQYAASIAGLMITTECMITDLPRDDKGGDMGAGGMGGMGGMGGMM; via the coding sequence ATGGCAGCTAAAGACGTAAAATTCGGTAACGACGCACGCATCAAAATGCTACGCGGCGTAAACATTCTTGCTGATGCAGTAAAAGTGACCCTGGGCCCGAAAGGCCGTAACGTAGTTCTGGACAAGTCTTTTGGCTCCCCAACGATCACCAAAGATGGTGTTTCGGTTGCGCGCGAGATCGAACTGGAAGACAAGTTTGAGAACATGGGTGCACAGATGGTTAAAGAAGTTGCCTCTAAAGCGAACGACGCTGCGGGCGACGGTACCACTACTGCAACGGTATTGGCTCAATCCATTATCACTGAAGGCCTGAAAGCAGTTGCGGCCGGCATGAACCCAATGGACCTGAAACGCGGTATCGACAAAGCAGTTATCGCTGCTGTTGAAGAGCTGAAAAAACTGTCTGTACCTTGCTCTGATTCTAAAGCGATTGCTCAGGTTGGTACCATCTCTGCGAACTCAGACTCAACTGTAGGTGAGCTGATTGCACAAGCGATGGAAAAAGTCGGTAAAGAAGGCGTTATCACCGTTGAAGAAGGTTCAGGCCTGCAAGACGAGCTAGACGTAGTAGAAGGTATGCAGTTCGATCGTGGCTACCTGTCTCCTTACTTCATCAATAAACCAGAAACTGGTTCTATTGAACTTGAAAGCCCATTCATCCTGTTGGCTGACAAGAAAATCTCTAACATCCGCGAAATGCTGCCAGTTCTGGAAGCCGTAGCAAAAGCCGGTAAACCACTGCTGATCATTGCAGAAGACGTTGAAGGCGAAGCCTTGGCGACTCTGGTGGTTAACACCATGCGCGGTATCGTTAAAGTGGCTGCGGTTAAAGCACCTGGTTTCGGCGACCGTCGTAAAGCTATGCTGCAAGACATCGCTACCCTGACTTCTGGTACCGTTATTTCTGAAGAAATCGGTCTGGAACTGGAAAAAACCACTCTGGAAGATCTGGGTCAGGCGAAACGTGTTGTTATCAACAAAGACACGACTATCATTATCGATGGCGTAGGCGACGAAGCTGCGATTCAGGGCCGTGTTGCTCAGATCCGTCAGCAAATTGAAGATGCAACTTCTGACTACGACAAAGAAAAACTGCAAGAGCGTGTGGCTAAACTGGCTGGCGGCGTTGCCGTTATCAAAGTTGGCGCTGCAACTGAAGTTGAAATGAAAGAGAAAAAAGCACGCGTTGAAGATGCTCTGCATGCAACCCGTGCTGCGGTAGAAGAAGGCGTGGTTGCTGGTGGTGGTGTTGCACTGATTCGTGCTGCATCTGCTATCACTGCTGCTGGCCTGAAAGGCGACAACGAAGACCAGAACGTCGGTATCAAAGTTGCTCTGCGTGCGATGGAATCCCCACTGCGCCAGATCGTCGTTAACGCCGGTGAAGAAGCTTCTGTTATCGCGAACAACGTTAAAGCGGGTTCAGGTAGCTACGGCTACAACGCGTACAGCGAAGAATACGGCGACATGATCGCGATGGGTATCCTGGATCCAACTAAAGTGACTCGTTCTGCTCTGCAGTACGCAGCCTCTATTGCTGGCCTGATGATCACCACCGAGTGCATGATCACTGATCTGCCACGTGATGACAAAGGCGGTGATATGGGCGCTGGCGGCATGGGTGGTATGGGTGGCATGGGCGGCATGATGTAA
- the efp gene encoding elongation factor P, translating into MASYYSNDFRPGLKIMFEGEPYSVESSEFVKPGKGQAFARVKMRRLLTGGRVEKTFKSTDSLEGADVNDLNLTYLYNDGEFWHFMNNETYEQLQADAKAIGDNAKWLIDQAECIVTLWNGQPIAVTPPNFVELEIVDTDPGLKGDTAGTGGKPATLSTGAVVKVPLFVQVGEVIKVDTRSGEYVSRVK; encoded by the coding sequence ATGGCCAGTTATTATAGCAACGATTTTCGTCCCGGTCTTAAAATCATGTTCGAGGGCGAGCCTTATTCAGTTGAGTCCAGCGAGTTCGTAAAACCAGGCAAAGGCCAGGCTTTTGCTCGTGTTAAAATGCGCCGTCTGCTGACCGGCGGGCGTGTTGAAAAGACCTTTAAATCAACAGATTCTCTGGAAGGCGCAGACGTTAACGACCTCAACCTGACTTACCTGTACAACGACGGTGAGTTCTGGCACTTCATGAATAACGAGACTTACGAACAACTGCAAGCCGATGCTAAAGCCATTGGTGATAATGCTAAGTGGTTGATTGATCAGGCTGAGTGTATTGTAACTCTGTGGAATGGTCAGCCTATCGCTGTCACCCCACCAAACTTTGTTGAACTCGAAATTGTTGACACTGACCCAGGTCTGAAAGGTGATACTGCCGGTACCGGTGGTAAGCCTGCAACTCTGAGCACCGGTGCAGTGGTCAAAGTGCCACTATTCGTACAGGTTGGCGAAGTCATCAAAGTTGATACCCGCTCTGGCGAATACGTTTCTCGCGTTAAATAA
- the epmB gene encoding EF-P beta-lysylation protein EpmB, which yields MASIVTRNMPIREDWLQQLADVITDPDELLRILLLNEHPNLQQGTAARRLFPLRVPRAFVSRMQPGNPSDPLLLQVLTAREEFIAAPGFTDDPLDEQRSVVPGLLHKYRNRALLLVKGGCAVNCRYCFRRHFPYQDNQGNKANWRQALDYVRQHPELDEIIFSGGDPLMAKDSELSWLLDEIESISHIKRLRIHTRLPVVIPARITTELCQRLSNSRLQVVMVTHINHANEIDASFRDSMAQLKQAGVTLLNQSVLLRGVNNDAEVLATLSNALFDAGILPYYIHVLDKVQGAAHFMVDDDEARQLMKGLLRRVSGYLVPRLTREVGGQPSKTPLDLRLMQDE from the coding sequence ATGGCAAGTATTGTAACCCGAAACATGCCAATTAGAGAAGATTGGTTGCAACAACTCGCCGATGTAATTACAGATCCGGACGAATTGCTAAGAATTTTGCTGTTAAATGAACATCCTAACCTGCAACAAGGTACTGCTGCGCGTCGTTTATTCCCCTTAAGAGTGCCCCGCGCATTCGTTTCGCGCATGCAACCGGGAAACCCATCAGACCCATTATTGCTTCAAGTGCTCACCGCACGGGAAGAATTTATTGCCGCTCCCGGTTTTACCGACGATCCACTTGATGAACAGCGCAGTGTTGTTCCCGGCCTATTGCACAAGTATCGTAACCGCGCGCTATTGCTGGTCAAGGGCGGCTGCGCTGTCAATTGCCGCTATTGTTTCCGCCGTCATTTCCCTTATCAGGATAACCAAGGCAACAAGGCCAATTGGCGTCAGGCACTAGATTATGTTCGCCAACATCCTGAACTGGATGAGATTATTTTTTCCGGCGGCGACCCGTTAATGGCAAAAGATAGCGAACTCAGTTGGTTATTGGACGAGATCGAAAGTATCTCCCACATCAAACGGTTGCGTATTCATACTCGCTTGCCGGTCGTCATCCCGGCGCGCATTACCACTGAGCTATGCCAGCGGCTGAGTAATTCGCGATTACAGGTGGTGATGGTGACACATATCAACCACGCCAATGAGATTGACGCATCTTTCCGTGACAGTATGGCACAGCTGAAACAAGCGGGCGTAACCCTGTTAAATCAGAGTGTGTTGTTACGTGGCGTCAATAATGATGCTGAGGTGTTGGCAACATTAAGTAATGCATTATTTGATGCCGGAATTCTGCCTTATTACATCCATGTGCTGGATAAGGTACAAGGTGCGGCTCATTTTATGGTCGATGACGATGAAGCTCGGCAATTAATGAAAGGATTACTGCGGCGTGTGTCTGGGTATCTGGTGCCGCGCTTAACGCGAGAAGTTGGGGGGCAACCTAGCAAAACACCACTAGACCTCCGATTGATGCAGGATGAATAA
- a CDS encoding co-chaperone GroES, with protein MKIRPLHDRVIVKRKEVESKSAGGIVLTGTAAGKSTRGEVLAVGNGRILDNGEIKPLDVKVGDIVIFNDGYGVKSEKIDHEEVLIMSESDILAIVEA; from the coding sequence ATGAAAATTCGTCCATTGCATGACCGCGTTATCGTCAAGCGCAAAGAAGTTGAATCCAAATCTGCTGGCGGCATCGTTCTGACTGGCACTGCAGCGGGTAAATCTACCCGTGGTGAAGTTCTGGCTGTCGGCAATGGTCGCATCCTGGATAACGGTGAGATCAAACCACTGGATGTGAAAGTTGGCGACATCGTTATTTTCAACGATGGTTACGGCGTGAAGTCAGAGAAGATCGACCATGAAGAAGTGTTGATCATGTCCGAAAGCGACATTCTGGCAATTGTTGAAGCGTAA
- a CDS encoding FxsA family protein, whose amino-acid sequence MRWLPLALIFLLAYIEISIFIKVAAVLGVMVTLLLVVFSSCVGISLVRNQGIKTFMQMQQKLAAGESPAAEMVKSVSLVLAGFLLLIPGFFTDFIGLLLLLPPIQKSLTLKLMPHLNIYRGGGFGTGSGPMGGGNTFDGEFQRKADDHFIVEHRPDADDKSTDNRFKEDK is encoded by the coding sequence GTGCGTTGGTTACCGTTAGCGCTGATATTTTTATTGGCATATATAGAAATATCGATATTTATCAAGGTCGCAGCCGTATTGGGTGTGATGGTTACCCTATTGTTGGTGGTCTTCAGTTCCTGTGTGGGGATATCTCTGGTGCGCAATCAGGGGATAAAAACTTTCATGCAGATGCAACAAAAACTGGCGGCGGGTGAAAGCCCTGCGGCTGAAATGGTGAAAAGTGTCTCACTGGTATTGGCCGGTTTCTTATTATTGATCCCTGGTTTCTTTACCGACTTCATCGGCTTGTTGCTGTTATTACCACCGATTCAAAAATCGTTGACGTTAAAGCTGATGCCACATTTGAATATTTATCGTGGCGGCGGTTTTGGCACGGGCAGTGGCCCTATGGGTGGCGGAAATACCTTTGACGGTGAGTTTCAGCGCAAAGCCGATGACCACTTCATCGTCGAGCATCGTCCGGATGCTGATGATAAATCGACAGATAATCGTTTTAAAGAGGATAAATAA
- a CDS encoding protein-disulfide reductase DsbD produces MAQRFITLILLLCSILLAPHSAQASLFGDNATLGPKSAQSRFIPVDQAFAFDFRQQGDQLTLSWQIHPDYYLYRQQIKIVPKNATLGTFILPEGIAHHDEFYGEVAIFKQQLTLKIPITQAGEQASVSVTYQGCAEAGFCYPPETRVVPLSAVTAGSSVVTMPPIAATTTPAPTELPFSPLWALLIGIGIAFTPCVLPMYPLISAIILGREKPHSQRRILLLAVVYVQGMALTYTLLGLVVAAAGLQFQAALQHPYVLIGLSALFVLLALSMFGLYSLQLPSSLQTRLVQWSSSQRGGSLAGVFAMGALAGLICSPCTTAPLSAILLYIAQSGNMLAGGGTLYLYALGMGIPLVIVTLFGNKLIPRSGPWMQYVKEAFGFVILALPVFLLERVLGDVWGLRLWSLLAIAFFGWAFVLSLKAHSGWARACQLLLLAALLVAARPLQDWAFGNHIQQSEIKHLSFKSVTNLPQLQAALAQAKGQPVMLDLYADWCVACKEFEKYTFSDDKIQRQLADTVLLQADVTANSTEHGALLRQLNVLGLPTILFFDSQGNEIPAASVTGFMNATEFLQHLQNLPR; encoded by the coding sequence ATGGCTCAACGCTTCATTACTCTGATTCTGCTGCTGTGCAGCATTTTACTCGCTCCGCACAGCGCACAAGCTTCACTATTTGGTGATAATGCCACTTTGGGCCCCAAAAGCGCCCAGAGCCGGTTTATTCCAGTCGATCAAGCTTTTGCCTTTGATTTCCGCCAACAAGGCGACCAGCTCACGCTGAGTTGGCAGATTCATCCTGACTATTATCTGTATCGCCAGCAAATCAAAATCGTGCCCAAAAATGCCACTCTCGGAACATTTATCTTGCCGGAGGGTATAGCGCACCACGATGAATTCTATGGCGAAGTTGCCATTTTCAAGCAACAGTTAACACTGAAAATCCCGATAACACAGGCCGGTGAACAGGCCAGTGTCAGTGTGACTTATCAGGGCTGTGCCGAGGCTGGTTTCTGCTATCCCCCTGAAACACGGGTGGTTCCGCTCTCCGCTGTCACCGCCGGTTCATCCGTAGTCACCATGCCGCCAATCGCTGCCACCACAACTCCGGCACCAACTGAGCTGCCATTTTCCCCTTTATGGGCGTTGCTCATCGGTATTGGCATCGCCTTTACCCCTTGTGTCTTGCCGATGTACCCGCTGATTTCAGCTATTATTCTCGGGCGTGAAAAGCCCCACAGTCAGCGGCGGATATTGCTGCTCGCGGTAGTATATGTGCAAGGAATGGCGCTGACTTACACCTTACTCGGCCTGGTGGTTGCGGCGGCAGGCTTGCAATTTCAGGCCGCGCTACAGCACCCTTATGTATTGATTGGGCTATCAGCGCTGTTCGTGCTATTGGCGCTCTCGATGTTTGGCCTCTATTCGCTGCAATTGCCCTCATCACTGCAAACCCGACTGGTGCAATGGAGCAGCAGCCAGCGCGGCGGTTCACTAGCCGGTGTGTTCGCCATGGGTGCACTGGCGGGTCTAATTTGCTCGCCGTGCACCACCGCCCCGCTCAGCGCCATTCTGCTGTATATCGCCCAAAGCGGTAATATGCTGGCCGGTGGCGGAACACTATATTTGTATGCTTTAGGAATGGGTATTCCGCTGGTGATTGTGACGCTGTTCGGCAACAAACTGATCCCGCGCAGTGGCCCGTGGATGCAATATGTCAAAGAAGCTTTCGGCTTTGTCATTCTGGCGCTGCCCGTGTTCTTGCTGGAAAGAGTGCTGGGGGATGTTTGGGGCTTACGTTTATGGAGCTTGCTGGCGATCGCCTTCTTCGGCTGGGCATTTGTATTAAGTCTGAAAGCTCACTCCGGTTGGGCGCGAGCTTGTCAGTTATTGCTGCTGGCCGCCTTACTGGTGGCTGCTCGCCCGCTGCAAGACTGGGCTTTCGGCAACCATATACAACAGAGTGAAATTAAGCACTTAAGTTTTAAGTCAGTGACCAATTTACCTCAGTTACAGGCGGCATTAGCCCAAGCGAAAGGTCAGCCGGTGATGCTGGATTTATACGCCGACTGGTGTGTTGCCTGTAAAGAGTTTGAAAAATACACTTTCAGTGATGACAAGATTCAGCGCCAGCTAGCCGATACTGTATTACTCCAGGCTGACGTAACAGCCAACAGCACCGAACATGGCGCGCTGTTGAGACAGTTAAATGTGTTGGGCTTGCCGACCATCCTGTTTTTCGATTCGCAAGGCAATGAAATCCCCGCAGCCAGCGTGACCGGTTTTATGAATGCGACGGAATTCTTGCAGCATTTACAAAATCTACCGCGCTAG
- the sugE gene encoding quaternary ammonium compound efflux SMR transporter SugE, which translates to MAWIILAIAGLLEVIWAIGLKYSHGFTRLTPSIVTLVAMAASVFLLAYAMKTLPAGTAYAVWTGIGAVGTAILGIVLLGESASLARVFSLGLILAGIIGLKLAS; encoded by the coding sequence ATGGCTTGGATTATTCTGGCTATTGCAGGTTTATTGGAAGTGATTTGGGCTATCGGTCTGAAGTATTCCCATGGTTTTACGCGGCTGACACCCAGTATTGTCACTCTGGTCGCGATGGCCGCCAGTGTTTTCTTATTGGCTTATGCCATGAAAACTCTACCGGCAGGCACGGCTTACGCGGTTTGGACCGGTATTGGTGCGGTGGGGACGGCCATTTTAGGTATTGTGCTGCTCGGCGAATCGGCCAGTTTGGCGCGAGTATTCAGTCTGGGGCTGATTTTAGCGGGAATAATTGGGTTGAAATTAGCGTCATAA
- a CDS encoding glycerate kinase: MKIVIAPDSYKESLSALDVAVQIEAGFRTQFPDAQYIKLPVADGGEGTVEAMVAATAGRVIKTTVTGPLGAKIDAFYGISGDKKCAFIEMAAASGLELVPPSLRNPLKTTSYGTGELICNALDQGVKQIIIGIGGSATNDGGAGMAQALGIKLLDKQGKQLGFGGGKLIELAAIDISGCDPRIKQCQIDVACDVTNPLTGRAGASAVFGPQKGATPTMVAQLDEGLRHYAEVIKRNLDVDVDQVEGAGAAGGLGAALLAFCGATLSPGIDIVTDALGLDALVRDATFVITGEGRMDSQTIHGKVPIGVARVAKRYNKPVIGIAGSLTDDVDVVYEHGLDAIFSVIYRVCTLEQALDDAADNVFRTARNIAATLAIGMAVGKAKNEGE; encoded by the coding sequence ATGAAAATAGTCATTGCTCCAGACTCTTATAAAGAAAGTTTATCCGCGTTGGATGTTGCTGTGCAGATTGAAGCGGGTTTTCGTACCCAATTTCCTGACGCACAATATATCAAGCTGCCAGTTGCTGATGGCGGCGAAGGCACGGTAGAAGCTATGGTTGCGGCTACGGCCGGTCGAGTTATTAAGACCACTGTGACCGGGCCGTTGGGGGCAAAAATTGATGCCTTTTACGGCATATCCGGTGATAAAAAATGTGCATTTATTGAAATGGCTGCTGCCAGTGGGCTAGAGCTTGTCCCTCCATCTTTGCGTAACCCGTTGAAAACCACCTCTTATGGTACCGGTGAATTGATTTGCAATGCGCTTGATCAGGGCGTGAAACAGATCATTATCGGCATTGGAGGCAGTGCCACCAATGATGGTGGTGCGGGGATGGCACAGGCGCTGGGTATCAAGTTGCTGGATAAGCAAGGGAAGCAACTTGGCTTTGGCGGCGGTAAGCTGATTGAGTTGGCCGCGATTGATATTTCAGGGTGCGATCCGCGGATTAAACAGTGCCAAATCGATGTGGCTTGTGATGTCACCAACCCACTGACGGGGCGGGCAGGGGCTTCTGCTGTTTTCGGCCCGCAGAAAGGGGCCACACCTACTATGGTTGCTCAACTGGATGAGGGGCTACGGCATTATGCCGAGGTGATTAAACGCAATCTGGATGTCGATGTTGACCAGGTTGAAGGGGCGGGTGCGGCAGGGGGACTAGGTGCGGCGTTACTGGCTTTTTGCGGCGCGACCCTCAGTCCGGGGATTGATATTGTGACCGATGCGTTGGGGCTGGATGCTTTAGTCCGCGATGCCACTTTTGTCATTACCGGAGAAGGGCGGATGGATAGCCAAACCATTCACGGCAAAGTGCCTATCGGTGTCGCCAGAGTGGCCAAGCGTTATAACAAACCGGTGATTGGGATTGCCGGTAGCCTGACCGACGATGTGGATGTGGTGTATGAGCACGGATTGGATGCGATTTTTAGTGTGATTTACCGTGTTTGCACTCTGGAGCAAGCGCTGGATGATGCAGCAGACAATGTGTTCAGGACTGCGCGTAATATTGCTGCAACCTTGGCAATAGGCATGGCGGTGGGGAAAGCTAAAAACGAGGGTGAATGA
- a CDS encoding transcriptional regulator → MQREQVLSCALNLLEQKGLANTTLEMLAKEVSVEVSDLARFWPDREALLYDCLRYHGQQIDTWRRQLQLDETLSPKQKLLARYQTLSEQVQNQRYPGCLFIAACSFYPEDAHPIHQLAEQQKEASLHYTLELLREMEADDAEMVAQQMELILEGCLSKLLVKRQLVDVEVAKRLAEDVLEVAQCRKNGALS, encoded by the coding sequence GTGCAACGCGAACAAGTTTTAAGCTGTGCGCTCAATCTGTTAGAACAGAAAGGGCTGGCAAATACTACGCTGGAAATGCTGGCAAAAGAAGTCTCCGTCGAAGTCAGTGATCTGGCCCGTTTCTGGCCAGACCGCGAAGCATTGCTGTACGATTGCCTGCGCTACCATGGTCAGCAGATCGATACCTGGCGGCGTCAATTGCAGCTGGATGAGACATTATCGCCGAAACAAAAGCTACTGGCGCGCTATCAAACACTCAGTGAACAAGTCCAAAACCAGCGCTATCCCGGTTGCCTGTTTATTGCGGCCTGTAGCTTCTATCCCGAGGATGCCCACCCTATCCACCAATTGGCGGAGCAGCAAAAAGAAGCCTCGCTGCACTATACGCTGGAATTGCTAAGAGAGATGGAGGCTGATGATGCCGAGATGGTCGCCCAGCAAATGGAGTTGATTTTGGAAGGTTGCCTGAGCAAGTTGCTGGTAAAACGCCAACTGGTCGATGTTGAAGTCGCTAAACGCCTGGCAGAAGATGTATTGGAAGTCGCTCAATGCCGAAAAAATGGTGCATTGAGCTAA